In Leptospira montravelensis, the DNA window CATCCGTTAGTTCCCCTGTTTCTAAAATGGATTTGTAAATTTTTTCTAAGTCTCCGTTACCATTTTGCACATGGTGTAAAAATAATTCTTCATCGTGGTTGATTTTCCTATATTCTGTTTGTGTAACAAATTCAATATCATCGCGGCCATCCGAACCTAAAATCAAAATATCACCGGCAATCATTTGTAAGGTGGATATTTCTAATGCATTTTCCTTAAATGGAGTGCCCAATTTTCTTAATTCCGAGTTGGTTTTTATAAATTCTGATTTCCCATTTCGGTATAAAACCGACCAAGGATGTTCCGCATTGATATAATAAACTAGACCAGTTTCGTCGTCAATGAGTCCCATAACCATCGAAACTAACATTGAACAATCGAAACTTTCAAATATATGGTGTAGCTCTTGGAATGAGTTTTTAATCCATCTTTCGGCATACAGTTGTTTTACTGATTCTACTGCCAAAGACCTTTCTAAAATGGACTGAACGGCTGCACCGAGCACAAGTACACCGCCAGCTCCTTGTAAGGACTTTCCCATTGCATCCGCATTTAAAAAAAATGTATAATCCTTACCACGAAGGGAAACCGTTCTTGCGATACAAATATCACCACCAATTTCGTTTTCTCTTCCGTGAAAGGTGAAAGTTTTCTTTTGTTTGATGAAAAAATCTGTTTTTACATTGGTGCCGAGTGTCTTGTTTAAACTTAAAGGTTTAATCAAAAGAGAAGTTAAAAAATAGTCCCCATCTTGTTGTTTTTTTAAAAACTCAACTGTTTCTAAACTATTCCTTAATTCGGAGGTTTTTGCTTCCACTAATTCTTGTAAGTTTTCGCGAATTCTTCCAACCTCTTTTGTTGCTTTTTCGAAATTCTCTGCAAATTGAATAAACTCTTTATCGATTGATAAAATAGGAAGAGAACCACTGCCTCCACTAGCTAAACTATTTGCCGATTCGTTGATTTGTTCGAGTGTTAAATTGATAGATTGAAAAAACATAAAGATGAGGATTACCGCTTCAAAGAAAGTCATAGTGATAAATGCTGAAATTTTGATTAGGCTTGCATTGCCAAAGGAAATAAACACAGCAAGAACACTTAGAGAAAGTAGTATAAGGATTAATAAAAAAACGAACTTTCCTTTTAAACTCATGATCCCGTGGTTTTTGTGAATGGTTACATCACGGTAAGACAAAATTTTCTTTATTTCTACTCTTTTGGAGCCTGTAAAATAATCGGAAATGATATATGAAAATCCGCCATAAACAAAAGCTGCTGTTAACCAACCGACAAAAATAAGTGCGAGTTCATATAAAGGGTAATTATAAATTAAATGTGTAATGGATACGGAGATAAAAATAAAAATGGCATATCGAAAAGCTGCAAACATATTCTCTTTAGGAAAATTGATGATGGTGTTTAGTAAACTTTCCAAAACAAAAATATCTTTATGACGGATCGTTTCATTTGGTTTAAGAATTGTGTTTAGCTTTTTTGTGTCAGAACGGAAGCCGAAAAAACCAAAGGGACTAAGAATTCCAAATTCGATGCTATGTCCGAGGGCAGCGAGAGCAGTTGTAACCAAAAATACAAAAACCACTTGGGGATGGTTTTCTGCAGTAAAGTCCGGAATTAATGCAGATCCAAAGAAATAAGCATAAAAGGCACCAAAAAAGGCTCCCAAAAGAGAAAAGAAAACGATCGCAAAACTATAGGAAATATACTTATAGAAGAATTTGAAAATACGATCAAAAATTATGCTCATAAGGATTCCTCAGGGAAACAAACACTATAAGTCAAAAAGGCACAGTAAAGATATTTTATAAAATAGTTCCAAAAAAAGTTAGATGTCTCATTAAAAAGAACTTTATTCATTATCTCTTTGTTTTAGGTTTCGCCAATGGAACTAAAAAATAAAAGAATCGTAATCACCGGAGCAGGGTCTGGGATAGGAAAAGAGACCGTTTTGCAGATGTTAAAGTATGAAGGCGTTAAAATCCTTGCCTGTGACTTGAACGAAAAAAATATACCCACACATCCCAATGTAATTCCCTACCAATGTGACGTTTCCAAAAAAGAAAATTTGGATCAACTTTTGAAAGATGCAGATAAAAAAATTGGCGGGATCGACATTTTTTATGCGAATGCTGGTTTTGCGTATTATGAGGTCATTGAAAATGCCGATTGGGATCGAATTGATCGAATTTATAGAACGAATGTTTACTCTCCACTTTATTGTTTGGTAACATTAAACCTTACAAGAAAAGAACCATTTTTATTTATCGTCACTGCTTCGGCTATGAGTCATCTAGCACTTCCCGGATATGCCCAGTATTCTTCCACAAAGGCAGCGGTTCGTTCTTTTATTGATGCATATCGGTTTGAAATGAAGCCGGGAAACCGGACAATGGTGGTGTATCCAATTGCAACTAGAACGCAGTTCTTTGATGCCGCAGGTAAAAAAGTTCCCGTTCCATTTCCAAGCCAATCAGCAGAAACTGTGGCTAAGAAAGTGGTGAATGGAATTAAATCTAATGCGAAAGAAGTTTACCCATCGTTTCTATTTCGTTTCATTCAGATTCTAGATCGTTTTTTGTTTGTGATTCTCCCGATTTATCAAAAAATCGAAGCTAGTAAATTGGTTTCCTTAAAAAAATAAGTCTACTTGTGCGTGGAACCGAAGTTTTCAAAGGAAGATTCGAAAAAAATAGGAAAGCCTGCCGAACGCCATCTTTCGGAAGAAGAGAGTTTTTTTGAAGTAGAGCTTTTGACAACCATCATGAACGTCAGTTCCACTGCCATGATGGTTGTTAATCCCTTGGGTCAGATTCGGTATGCCAATCCGGCCTCTGAGTCTGTTCTGGGAATCAAACTAAACGATATTCTTTCAAGGACCTATGATGCCCCCGAATGGAAGAATTCTTCTTTGGATGGTGGGCCTTGGAGAGAAGAAGACCAACCTTTCAACATTCTTTTAAAATCAAAAAAACCAGTCACAGACATTCGTCATGCCATTGAAGATGCAAAGGGTAATAAAAAATACCTTTCCATTAATGGGTCTCCCGTTTTTGATAAATCGGGCGAAATTATATTTCTTGTCTTTTTGATTACAGACATTACTGAAAATGTAATCAAACAAAAAAAATTAGAATATAACGAAATCAAATATAGAACAATCACCGAACTTTCATTAAGTATAGTTTATGATATGGATGTTAATACTGGTGAAAATGTTTGGGGTGGGGCCATCCAAGAAATTACAGGTTTTACTTTAGAGGAATATCAAAAATTTGGATACAAAGAATGGATAGAATTCATTCATCCTGAAGATAGAGAAGTTACTTTACAAGCATTTCAAGATTCACTTTCCAATCACAACAAATTCACTGTGGAATATCGGTATAAGACAAAATCAGGGAAATATATTTATATCGAAGACAATGGGATTTTCCTCTACGATCATAAAGGAAAAGCCTATCGTATGTTTGGTGCCATGATTGATAGGACCAAACAAATGGATGCAAATATTGCATTAAAAGAATCAGAATCACGTTTGGTAATGGCACTAGATGCCGCTAAGATGGGAATCTGGAGTTGGGATATCGAAGCAAAATCAATCTATTGGTCTCCACAAACTTACAATATTTACGGTTTTCCTGGAGAAAACTTCGAAGTCACGGAACAAAAATTTTTTGAACTCACTCACAAAGATGATTTGGAGTTATTGGGGAAAGAAACTTCACTTCTTATGGAAGATTTGAGTCGTACTGCTTATCGTTTGCGAAACAGAATTAATCATCCTGATGGTAAACTACATTGGATTGAAGCCCTTGGAAAAATTACTAGATCTAAAGATGGTAAACCTATTAATATGCGGGGGACAGTACTCGACATAACCGAAATCAAATTGAGCGAAGAAGCACTTAGAATTTCTGATGAAAGATTTGAAGCTTTTTATCAATTTTCGACGGAAGCATTTTTGATTTTTGATGAAAACGGGTTAACTGCTAAAGATTCCAATTTTGCATTTCAAAAATTATTTGGATATGATTTGGATGATACTTCTAAATTAAAAATACGGAATTTATTGTCCACATCTTCTCTTCGTAAAATTCGCGAAATGATTGCAGCCAATCAAACCGGATCGATTGAAATTGTTTGTCGAAAAAAAAATGGTGATTTTTTCCCAGCTCTAGTTTCTATCAAACGTTTCATATATAAAAATAGTAATTCAATTGCATATAGTATTTTTGATTTAAGTCCACTGAAAGAGGTGGAGGAACTGCGCCTCATCAATTCAGAAATACGTGATAAAAACAAACTAATCGAAAAACAAAAACTAGAATTAGAATCTGCTTTTGAAAATTTAAAAAGAACTCAAGAACAACTCATCCAATCAGAAAAATTGGCTGCTCTAGGCCAGCTCATTGCAGGTATTGCTCATGAGATCAACAATCCCATAGGAGCGGTAAAAGCATCTAACCAGAGTATGTTGGATTGGCAAAAACGTTACGGAATTGCCTCACAACTGTTTCGTGAAGCCATTCTATCGGTTCCAGTTCCAGAGCAAAAAATTGTAAAAACCATTTTAGGAAATTTAGACCAACCCATTGAGTTTTATACGGGAAAAGAAGACCGATTACGCAAAAAACGAAACAAAGAGATATTTTTGGCTGATGGTTTTGATTTGGGATGTGCCGAAGAATTTGCTGAGGTTTGGGTAGACCTTGGAATTGGTGAAATTGATCCAAGTTATTTACCTTTGTTTCGATCTCATTATATAAAAGTATTTTTAGATTATTTATCTTTAGAAATTCAATTTCGAAGGAACACTCGGTCCATCCAATTGGCAGTGGATCGAATTTCCAAAATTATGTATGCTTTAAAGAATTTTTCACATTTTGATGCGACGGGAAAAAAGAATTTAGCATCGATACCGGATACTATTGAAACCGTACTCACCATATACCAAAACCAGTTAAAACGTGGGATCAATTTAGTGAAAGATTTTGATCCAGTAGGACCTATCGATTGTTATCCGGATGATTTGTTGCATGTTTGGACCAATTTGATTTATAATGCCTTACAAGCCATGTCCTTTACTGGTAATTTAGAGATTGCTGTGAAAGACCTTGGGTCGGAAATTCTTGTATCATTAAAGGATTCGGGACCAGGAATTCCAAAAGAAATCCAATCAAAAATTTTTGAACCGTTTTTTACTACGAAAGCACCTGGAGAAGGAAGTGGACTTGGACTTGATATCGTAAATAAAATTGTAAAACGACATGGAGGTAGGATTGAACTAAGTTCTATCCCTGGTGAAACAATTTTTTATATTTATCTTCCTAAACAGAGTTAGTTTTGCATAGCTTTCGAAATGATCGAAATTAACTCTACTTCATCCCAAGGTTTTTTTAAACAAGAAATAGGACCTATTTCCTGATTCAGTTCTTCAAGGGACTTTTGGTCTGCAAATCCAGTAATGATTACTTTTTGAATTTGCGGATAGGATTTGTGTACTTTTCTTAAAAACTCATCACCATTCATCCCAGGCATGGACCAGTCTGAAATAATAATGGAAACTGAATTACCTTCACCTTCTAATTCTTGAAGAATGTCCCAACCTTCTTTGGCATTGTCCGCGGTAAGATATTTGTATTTTTCTCCAAAATGTTGTTTTACTTGTGATTTCATACTCAGCAATATTATTGATTCGTCATCTACAAAAAGAATCGTATTTTTTTTGCTTTTAGTTTCAGTCTCAATCACCACAGGGGATTGTTATACCGGTTCTTCTTTGAATTGCAAGTAAATCTTGCCAAAATCTTCCATTTTCTATTTTTGTAGGATATGACATCTTATCCTAATCTTTTGTCCCCTCTCTCCCTTGGATTTACTACCTTACGCAATAGAACCATTATGGGCTCTATGCACACGGGCCTTGAAGAAGCTCCCAATGGTTACGAACGAATGGCTGCTTTTTATGGTGAAAGAGCAAAGGGAGGAGTGGCTTTGATTGTCACTGGTGGGATTGCACCCAATGCAGCAGGCCGAGTTTCCCGTGCCGGCGGGGTCATGGATACAGAAGAAGAAGCAAAACACCATAAAGTAGTGACTGAGGCAGTGCACAAAGAAGGTGGCAAAATTGCCATGCAGATCCTCCACACCGGTCGCTACGGATACCATGATAAAATTGTAGGTGCCTCTAATCTGAGAGCTCCCATCAATATGTTCAAACCTCACCCTTTGACAGAAGAGGAAATTTTTCAAACCATAGAGGATTTTGCTCGATGTTCCGAATTAGCGAAGTTAGCTGGTTATGATGGAGTTGAGATAATGGGTAGCGAGGGATATCTCATCAACCAATTCATAGCTAAACGTACCAATAACCGTACTGATGAATGGGGAGGAAGTTTTGAAAACCGGATCAAATTTCCCATCGAAATCATTAAAGCAGTCCGTAAACGTGTAGGGACAGATTTTATCATCATTTATCGTTTGTCTATGTTAGATTTGGTGGAAGAGGGCGGAAATATAGACGAAGTTTTAATTTTAGCTAAGGAAATCGAAAAAGCTGGAGCAACGATTATTAACACAGGTATTGGTTGGCATGAAGCCCGAATTCCTACAATAGCGATGATGGTTCCAAGAGCTGCCTTTACCTGGGTGACGGCTAAAGTAAAAGGTCATGTGAACATTCCTTTGGTAACTTCAAACCGTATCAATACACCAGACATTGCGGAATCTGTTCTTTCTCGTGGTGACGCGGATTTGGTTTCTATGGCAAGACCATTCCTTGCAGATTCATTTTTTGTGAATAAAGCTGCGGCTGGAAAAGCGGCAGAAATTAATACTTGTATAGCATGTAACCAAGCCTGTCTCGATCATATTTTCCAAGGAAAAATTTGCAGTTGTTTGGTGAACCCGAGAGCTTGTCATGAAACAGAGCTTGTTATTGGGAAAACCAATTCCCCAAAAAAAGTTGCGGTAGTGGGAGCAGGGCCTGGTGGAATGGCTTGTTCTACAACTTTGGCAGAACGTGGACATTCTGTAACTTTGTTTGATGCAGGTGAGGAACTTGGTGGTCAATTGAACATTGCACGCCGCATTCCTGGCAAAGAAGAATTCAAAGAAACCATTCGATATTTCGGTGAAATGGTAAAAAAACATGGTGTCCAACTAAAACTAAACACCTATGTTTCTGCTGAAGATCTCATCAAACAAGGATTTGACGAGGTAGTGCTTGCGACAGGTGTGATTCCTCGAACTCCTGAAATTCCGGGAATTAAAGGTGAAAATGTTTTAAGTTACGTTGATGTTGTTCTTAAAGGAAAATCAGTTGGAAAACGAGCAGTCGTTATGGGTGCTGGAGGTATTGGTTACGATGTTAGTTTATTACTGACAGATGCAGGACATGCATTCACCAAAGAAAATTATTTAAAAGAATGGGGCATTAACCAAGAGATTACAAAGGATGGTGGATTAGGAATCAAAAACACACCTAGTTCTGACAGAGAAGTGACTATGTTGAAAAGGTCTAATAGTAAATTTGGAGCCACTCTTGGAAA includes these proteins:
- a CDS encoding response regulator, coding for MLFVDDESIILLSMKSQVKQHFGEKYKYLTADNAKEGWDILQELEGEGNSVSIIISDWSMPGMNGDEFLRKVHKSYPQIQKVIITGFADQKSLEELNQEIGPISCLKKPWDEVELISIISKAMQN
- a CDS encoding FAD-dependent oxidoreductase: MTSYPNLLSPLSLGFTTLRNRTIMGSMHTGLEEAPNGYERMAAFYGERAKGGVALIVTGGIAPNAAGRVSRAGGVMDTEEEAKHHKVVTEAVHKEGGKIAMQILHTGRYGYHDKIVGASNLRAPINMFKPHPLTEEEIFQTIEDFARCSELAKLAGYDGVEIMGSEGYLINQFIAKRTNNRTDEWGGSFENRIKFPIEIIKAVRKRVGTDFIIIYRLSMLDLVEEGGNIDEVLILAKEIEKAGATIINTGIGWHEARIPTIAMMVPRAAFTWVTAKVKGHVNIPLVTSNRINTPDIAESVLSRGDADLVSMARPFLADSFFVNKAAAGKAAEINTCIACNQACLDHIFQGKICSCLVNPRACHETELVIGKTNSPKKVAVVGAGPGGMACSTTLAERGHSVTLFDAGEELGGQLNIARRIPGKEEFKETIRYFGEMVKKHGVQLKLNTYVSAEDLIKQGFDEVVLATGVIPRTPEIPGIKGENVLSYVDVVLKGKSVGKRAVVMGAGGIGYDVSLLLTDAGHAFTKENYLKEWGINQEITKDGGLGIKNTPSSDREVTMLKRSNSKFGATLGKTTGWIHKTTLEDRKVTQISGVSYKSIEADGIVIEVKGETKKIPCDTVVVCAGQDPNRTLLEPLQKANIPVHLIGGADLASELDAKRSIDQGTRLAVTI
- a CDS encoding PAS domain-containing protein gives rise to the protein MNVSSTAMMVVNPLGQIRYANPASESVLGIKLNDILSRTYDAPEWKNSSLDGGPWREEDQPFNILLKSKKPVTDIRHAIEDAKGNKKYLSINGSPVFDKSGEIIFLVFLITDITENVIKQKKLEYNEIKYRTITELSLSIVYDMDVNTGENVWGGAIQEITGFTLEEYQKFGYKEWIEFIHPEDREVTLQAFQDSLSNHNKFTVEYRYKTKSGKYIYIEDNGIFLYDHKGKAYRMFGAMIDRTKQMDANIALKESESRLVMALDAAKMGIWSWDIEAKSIYWSPQTYNIYGFPGENFEVTEQKFFELTHKDDLELLGKETSLLMEDLSRTAYRLRNRINHPDGKLHWIEALGKITRSKDGKPINMRGTVLDITEIKLSEEALRISDERFEAFYQFSTEAFLIFDENGLTAKDSNFAFQKLFGYDLDDTSKLKIRNLLSTSSLRKIREMIAANQTGSIEIVCRKKNGDFFPALVSIKRFIYKNSNSIAYSIFDLSPLKEVEELRLINSEIRDKNKLIEKQKLELESAFENLKRTQEQLIQSEKLAALGQLIAGIAHEINNPIGAVKASNQSMLDWQKRYGIASQLFREAILSVPVPEQKIVKTILGNLDQPIEFYTGKEDRLRKKRNKEIFLADGFDLGCAEEFAEVWVDLGIGEIDPSYLPLFRSHYIKVFLDYLSLEIQFRRNTRSIQLAVDRISKIMYALKNFSHFDATGKKNLASIPDTIETVLTIYQNQLKRGINLVKDFDPVGPIDCYPDDLLHVWTNLIYNALQAMSFTGNLEIAVKDLGSEILVSLKDSGPGIPKEIQSKIFEPFFTTKAPGEGSGLGLDIVNKIVKRHGGRIELSSIPGETIFYIYLPKQS
- a CDS encoding PP2C family protein-serine/threonine phosphatase, whose product is MSIIFDRIFKFFYKYISYSFAIVFFSLLGAFFGAFYAYFFGSALIPDFTAENHPQVVFVFLVTTALAALGHSIEFGILSPFGFFGFRSDTKKLNTILKPNETIRHKDIFVLESLLNTIINFPKENMFAAFRYAIFIFISVSITHLIYNYPLYELALIFVGWLTAAFVYGGFSYIISDYFTGSKRVEIKKILSYRDVTIHKNHGIMSLKGKFVFLLILILLSLSVLAVFISFGNASLIKISAFITMTFFEAVILIFMFFQSINLTLEQINESANSLASGGSGSLPILSIDKEFIQFAENFEKATKEVGRIRENLQELVEAKTSELRNSLETVEFLKKQQDGDYFLTSLLIKPLSLNKTLGTNVKTDFFIKQKKTFTFHGRENEIGGDICIARTVSLRGKDYTFFLNADAMGKSLQGAGGVLVLGAAVQSILERSLAVESVKQLYAERWIKNSFQELHHIFESFDCSMLVSMVMGLIDDETGLVYYINAEHPWSVLYRNGKSEFIKTNSELRKLGTPFKENALEISTLQMIAGDILILGSDGRDDIEFVTQTEYRKINHDEELFLHHVQNGNGDLEKIYKSILETGELTDDLSLMRISFKEHFTLPPRSIRKESYELMRKARSNIKDNLLENAKENLIEANKINPENQEILRALLRLLVRTKDYKFASEKFNTYIEEFPGDTDLIYLASFTYKQTKEYGKAIDMGERIRLRNPGHLSNLLRLVQLYLLVGNLPKAEKTLNLASLLTVDSKRLASLKSEIDNMRSKVLD
- a CDS encoding SDR family NAD(P)-dependent oxidoreductase; amino-acid sequence: MELKNKRIVITGAGSGIGKETVLQMLKYEGVKILACDLNEKNIPTHPNVIPYQCDVSKKENLDQLLKDADKKIGGIDIFYANAGFAYYEVIENADWDRIDRIYRTNVYSPLYCLVTLNLTRKEPFLFIVTASAMSHLALPGYAQYSSTKAAVRSFIDAYRFEMKPGNRTMVVYPIATRTQFFDAAGKKVPVPFPSQSAETVAKKVVNGIKSNAKEVYPSFLFRFIQILDRFLFVILPIYQKIEASKLVSLKK